From Saccopteryx leptura isolate mSacLep1 chromosome 3, mSacLep1_pri_phased_curated, whole genome shotgun sequence, one genomic window encodes:
- the ANKRD46 gene encoding ankyrin repeat domain-containing protein 46, translated as MSYVFVNDSSQTNVPLLQACIDGDFNYSKRLLESGFDPNIRDSRGRTGLHLAAARGNVDICQLLHKFGADLLATDYQGNTALHLCGHVDTIQFLVSNGLKIDICNHQGATPLVLAKRRGVNKDVIRLLESLEEQEVKGFNRGTHSKLETMQTAESESAMESHSLLNPNLQQGEGVLSSFRTTWQEFVEDLGFWRVLLLIFVIALLSLGIAYYVSGVLPFVENQPELVH; from the exons ATGTCCTACGTTTTTGTGAATGATTCTTCTCAGACTAATGTGCCCTTGCTACAAGCCTGTATTGACGGAGACTTCAACTATTCCAAGCGGCTTTTGGAAAGTGGCTTTGACCCAAATATTCGTGACAGCAGGGGCAGAACAGGCCTTCACCTTGCAGCAGCCCGTGGGAATGTAGACATCTGTCAGTTGTTGCATAAATTTGGTGCAGATCTTCTGGCCACAGATTATCAAGGGAACACAGCTCTTCATCTCTGTGGTCATGTGGATACTATTCAATTTTTAGTGTCCAATGGACTCAAAATTGATATTTG CAATCATCAAGGTGCCACACCCTTAGTTCTGGCCAAGCGCAGGGGAGTGAATAAAGATGTCATCCGATTGCTGGAATCTTTGGAAGAACAGGAGGTAAAAGGATTTAACAGAGGAACCCACTCAAAACTGGAGACCATGCAGACAGCTGAGAGTGAAAG CGCCATGGAGAGCCATTCTCTCCTCAACCCCAACCTACAGCAAGGTGAAGGCGTGCTGTCCAGCTTCCGAACCACCTGGCAGGAATTTGTAGAGGATCTGGGCTTCTGGAGAGTCCTGCTCTTGATCTTTGTCATTGCTTTGCTGTCTCTCGGCATTGCCTACTATGTGAGTGGGGTGCTACCCTTTGTGGAAAACCAGCCTGAACTGGTGCATTGA